atgtagggaccaaaagggaTGACGATTTCAAAACTCAACAATCAAATTGGCTCCCAAATTGAAAATATCCTTGAACTAAAGGGACAAAAAGGTATTTTTGCCTTGCACCTTTTACGTCGTAATTATTGCTGCTAGTTGTGGTTATAGGACCAtaaacacaaacaagaaatagaTAAGAGGAACAATAGTGAAGTACGAAAATTTCAACAGAATCCCCGGAGCTGCAGCAGCTCACCACTAATGTGATGATTTATTACCACCTACTTGGTGAAACATACCACAGCCGAATAAATAGAGGTGGAACAAAATTGCAAGTATTCTTTAAGCATAATGAAGAACTGTACATCCAGAGACAGCAGCGAAATACATCAAACAGAGATACTAGGCCTGGATTCATTTTTTGGCAAATTCAAAGATGGtagcaaaaaataaactttGCCGAAgcagaaaaagaaattgaacaAGTAACTCTTAGCAAAGATGATCCATCTCACTAACTGCATGAAAAGGAGGAAATAATGTTTATACAATTCTCATAATTGTGTTCATCAGAATGGAGGCTTCCTATGGGCAACTAATGAAATGTGGCTTCCAAACAACGAAAAATTCAACAACCATGGCTACCCATATTTGCAGCAGTAGATATAATCTTACAAAACCAAACTCTAAAAATACTGCATAATTGAACAGGGGAAAAACTGATAAATAGGTAACTAAATATCCAACCCCCTGCTTATGaaataattatcttttaaaCAATActtaaagaggaaaaaagagagaagggacATTTTTGCCAACACAAAATTACAATGGCTATCTCAGAACTTGGTTAAGCTTATATCCCAGGTCAAAGGGAAAAATTGTGAGATTGGTTAAGCTTATATCCCTTCTAAACTAGGGTATGCAATTTGGACAATCAAATTGGGTCAAGTCGGATCTTGGGAGGAATAGACCCACCACCATCAGTTTTTGGAGGGAGGCCCGCCGTATACCTATGAAGTCATCAGATCGAGCGGCAGGCAGATTGGGAGGGTTGGGCAGGCAGGTGGCTTGGACAGCCCTAAGTGAAACAAAGACCAAAACTAGTAACCAGTAGAACAAAGATCGAGTCTGGACTAGGAGTTTTGGTTGTGGAGGCGTCCAATCATGTCCAAGGAGTCGATGATGGGTTTCTTTGCCCATAGATCATCGCTTTGGATTTCTAGATTTTTGTACCGagttatttttggatttattgtGATTTAGAATGTAAAATCTAGTTATTGATTTTGCTAGTGGGTGTTTTAATATCTGTATATTAGGATTTTTGCTGTTGTAAAAGTGAGATTGATATCACTTTGTGAGGCCTCCTAGTTATGTTCTAACCTGAAACAATTATAACATATTCAGATGGTGTTGATTTTCTTTGAAGTTATCACGGGCTTGAAAGTCAATGTTGGCAAAAGTGAGATTGTTCCAAAAGGTAAGGTAAGGAATTTGAATGCTCTGGCTAGTGTTTTGTGTTGTAAAATGGGCAGCCTGCCCATGGCTTACTTGGGTATGCCTCTTAGGGCTCATTTAAGGCCTTCTCGATATGGAACCCTATCATATAAATAATGGAGAGGAGTCTTGAAAACGTTTAAATTTGTCAAAGGTGGCAAACTGACTTTATTAAGAAGTACTCTCTCGAGTCTTCCAACCTATTATTTATCCTTGCTTACCATCCCTTAATCTATGGCGACTAGATTAGAAATTATTCAAAGGAATTTCCTATGGGGGACATCTAAGGATGAATTCAAATATCCTTTAGTCGCATGGAAAAAGGTTTGTTTGCTAGTAGAGGCAAGTGGTTTGGGGATCCGGAGGATTGGGTTGTTTAACCAAGCCTTGCTTGGAAAGTGATTATGGTATTTTGGGATTGAAGTCAATTTCTTATGGCATCAGGTAATAGCGAAATTAGAAGGAGATGGTGCACTAGAATTGTTAGGACACATGGCTGTGGGATGTGGAAGAATATTAGGGCAGGTGCAAAGAATTTAGAAACTCTCTCTGGATGTATTGTATGCGGTGGGAGCAGGTCATCGTATTCGGTTTTGGTACAATCCTTGGAGTGGGCACCCTCCTCTAAAGGATCTTTATCCCGACCTTTTTGCTTGCTCTGTTCTAAAAATGCTTGGATTTCTGATTTGATTATTTCTTCATCAGAAAGGGGGAGGTAGAGGCTGGAGTATACATTTCTACAGAGCCTTTCATAACTGTGTGTTGGAGGAAGTGTAtactttctttgagtttcttTATTCCAAATGCCAAGCGGTGAGAGTGATAATAATTTGACTTGACAGTTGTCACGGAATGGTGTTTTTGATGTGCACTCTTATTATAACTCTTTGTCTGGTCCTCTTATTGCTTCTTTCCCTTGGAAGAACATTTGGTGTGTAAAGGTACCTAAAAGggtgtctttctttttatagACAATAGCTTGGGGTAGGATTCTCACCATTGATAATCTTGTTAAAAAGGGATTGCTCTTACTTAATTGGTGTTACTTGTGTCGTTGTGATGGGTAAACTGTGGATCATCTTTTGCTCCACTGTGAGTTTGCTCATGTGTTGTGGAGTGAAGTTATCCTGATGTTAGGGGTTCAATGGGTGATGCCAAAGACAATCACATCTCTTCTATTTGCATGGAGGAATTGGTTGAGaaaaattcttcaaatatttggaatttggtacTAGCTTTCTAATGTGGTTAATTTGGCAGAAGCACAATACTCATACATTTAAAGATATGAAGATATGAGAGACCTTTAGATCTTTTGAAATCTTTGCTAATTGGGACTTTGTTTACGTTGTCTTGAATTTGGGGTTTTACACAATgtagttcaattttttatttccatctTTCTGTTCTTATTGATTTGCTTGTAATTGCTTCAAGTACTTTGTGTTCTTCATTGTGAAcacaaagtattttttttttcttcaataaaacttctattacttatcaaaaaaaaaaagaagtgagtTCTTGGTTTTCCAAAACATGAAAGAgcttttttcgtttttttcttttctttgtattCTTCCAattatgaacaaaaataaaataaaataaaatgatttaaaaaaataataatttatggattttttttaattttacaaaattccaaaaaaataaaataaaaataaaacacaaaactacaTCATTTTTTGGTAGTTAACGAAACCCACATAACTGAATTAGACGgaaggactaaattgaaaaaagttaaaagtcagataattgaattgaattttagaaGTTAGCATGTCATTTgtaatttagcaaaaaaaatttaaacttgtggaaaaaaaaagggtaaagggGGATTGGCTTTTATTGGAATGAAGcttaaacataaataatatattaaaaaaattaggaagAGGCAAGTGAAACAAAACACAAGTATAGCAAACTAACCTAAAATGAGCTGTACTTAACCATAACCATAAAACGGTGCAAACACTAACCTCCCCACGATTTACATGTAATCCAAACTAAACCATGAAGAAAGAACCGATAGTAGTTTGGCGAAGAACCTTTGAACTCCGATCAAGGCCATGGGAAGCAACCTATCAAGCAAAATATCCATgacagagagaaaaataaataaatgaaagaaatttgAACAGAAGGCACCCCTCTCCCCCAAACCCCACCCCACCCACCACTTCCCCGCCCCAATAAAAGATtgtaaacaataaaataaaaagcttaaGTTACTAAGTGTTTATGCTTGGTACTTGCACCATTGTTGGAAATGTCAGATATATAAAACAACACAAAAGATTCTTTCCCAACCTAAAATGaggatttttaaatttagagagagagagagagagaatttctttcttcacCATATAAGTTAGAGCAGCATAGCGTTCCTCGTTCAAATATAATGGCTTTCCTCTATGCATTTGAATATCCTGCAAtatggaaaaattaaaattataagaGAAGTGCGCATAAGTAGCATAAAGCCTCTAAATATAATTTCATACACACATAAAAGGCCCAATTTACAACAAAAGTAGCAGAAGGCTACAAAACTTCAAACAACTAAACAAGAACTTCATTTTTCAGCAGTAGTATCTAAGACCCCTGGAAATCCTGACTAAGTAAATTGATATTCAATACAAATATTGCAGAATTTTCATGAAATTAGGAAAATGTCTAACAGTTATATATCTTTCCATGGGCAAGCAACTAAATTGGTTTGAATTAGCAAGtgaatttttaagaataaatcaAAACCGCATAGGTAGATAAGTTTTAAAACTTCCACATCCAATCAAAAGGGAGCATTATTGTTATAAAGACTCTTTTGGTTAGgaattaaaacccaaaaaaaaaaaaaaaaaaaaaaaaaaattgagggagaaaaatgaagagacttagaacccaaaaaaataccTTTTGAGGTAGAAAAATGAGCAGAAGAAACCTAAAGTTTTATTTAGTACgtcaaaacaaaaagaaagcaaCAGAAGCAAGACATATATACCTCTTCACCAAAATCATCCAAGTAGGGTGATGGCCAAGGAGCTTGACGTGCAGATCTCTGTAGCAGGATTGTTGTTCTCTAGCATAACAAAGAGTATCATTTATCAGTTGCcagagagaagaaaaggaaaaaaacaaaccaCCCTCTAGGTAAGAGAGAACTCAAACTGAAATAAAACATATGAGAAACAATTTAGGACTCCCGAAACAAACTATATTGATGCATGTAAAGCATACTCTGATCAAAAGGAACACTCCAGTGCCAGCACCACAGGCCATTGCATGAGTTTGGCATCCACTTTGGCTTCAgaagaaataaacaaattatcaaatttccaGTTAGTAGTTGAAACATAAGCATCTAAACAACTTGAGATTAAATCAAAAACATGAACTGTGAAAAAGTTTGATTTGATGTCCTGTGACATTGAGATCAGAAGTGTGTGTATGTGcatttttgagaaacattatAGGTAACAGTGACTGCAAGGATGGGTGGAACAAGAACCTGCAGCATGGCTTCCAACTTGGAGAGCATAATCTACCACACAGGAGGCATAATGCAGGCTCATCAAGGACAGCTTTGCAGTCAGGGCAACGCTGTTTTATGAACCTGATAAagcataaatattttataatgtagattttctagaaaaaaaagtGCCTTAAGTACTCACATCTGACGTGGAACAGTAAAACAAACCTCTGCAAGATTTCCTGGTAAACATGGGGAAGATGCATTAACTTAAAGGGAACTGCAGGTGTTATGTGCATGACACGTCCAAAATTACGAACTTCAAACTCCTTGCGGAAGTGATGGGACCATTTCAAAACAAGAGACCGCACACCTTCACTCTTCAGAACAACATCCAGTGAGGGAATCGTAAACATGGTTTCTAACCGTTGAACTTCATTGAGCTCAACAAGAGAAGAACCATCAGTGATATCCATCATATCATTGATGGCAAGAGATGATCTATCAAACATATTGTCCCTCTCACAGAATGGTGCTCGGGCAGAAGAATTAAGTAGCTTCCACAGCAATGCACATCTCCGCAAATAAGGGAAACTCAAGCTACGAATTGTATCCTTCATATTACTAGAAGGGCCAACATAGTTTGAAACAAAATATTGTTGGACATATCCAAAGTCCCCTAAAACTTTGGAAATGTCAGAAATCAAGGAATCATTAATTCCTCGTTCATTCGACTTGCCTTGATTTATTCCACAATATGTAATTATAGCCTGCATTTCAATTATCAGGATCAGAAACTACTAATGGAAAATTGAAATTACTGATGTAAAGAATTAAGTGACATTGACACACCTGCGCTATAGAGACAACATAGAAGACATGCACAAGGGATAGCAAGGATTCTTCGCATGATAAAAATGGGTATGGAAGACAAAACAGAACCCACATCAATGATGAGAAAGGGTCACGAGAGAGGACAGGACCAGAAGCTCGATTCCAAAATTGAATATCAGAATTTGATTCTTCCATTGCAACTTGATTCAAGATACGCATCATATTACCTGTGAAGCATAGCAACGGTAATACCACTTATAAAGTGTATAAAATCTATCAAAAGGTATCATAAAGAATTGACAATCAACTtccaagaaaatgaaaataaataaattctctGGGCAAGCATTATGTCAACACATCATGAAGTGCCACCCTTTTTCAAGCaaattgtttcattaattacaaagaaaaagaaccgTGTTAACAGCCGCAATGCTCATCTTGGacgtacttttttttcttttttcttttttggggggtggggggggggggttgttggGGGCTAAGGCATTTGTTTTttacctacttttttttttttttggataggtaattAGATGTTTTATTGCAAAGAGCCTTCTTAAtgtaaaaatgacaaaattccTGCAGAAACAAAGGGCATATTACTGTTTTTACCAACTCATGATTGTAGCAAGTTGCCTTATCATATAAAGCAACACATCACACTGGTTTTCATTCAATCAGCCTCATTTATGTAAATCCATTTTAAAGCCTATTCTAAAAAAGCCAACCAGCTACTGTATCACCCCTTTAAAGAGGGTATGCTAATTCAAGGTGAGAGATTGCGGCAAGGGCCGCTCTTTTTTCCTCACAAATGTTTCACTCCCTTAGTGTGAGATGATATTTTATGACTTCcggatttttttcatttgaaccATCTCCATCTTCATGATTCGGAAGAGCTAACAATCCTGGGTCTTGTATCGTGTGCGGCCTATTTCGTTCTAAGAAAGAGACTTCCTTGAGCTCTGCAGCAGTAGCTGGGAGTACGTTAATCATCATAAACAAGTAGCCTTGGCACATTCAACAACAAAGCCATGGCATCATTCAACATGTGCGAAATTAATGCTTGGATATTAGAATTAGCTTTGTCCCCTTAAAGATAGGGATAActcctattgatgaaaagatgagagtaatttgagatggtttggtcatgtCCAGAGGAGAACGATTAATTCACTGGTAAGAAAGAGTTGATCCAAGCTAAGGGAATTaaaaaaggtagaggaagaccCAAATTAACTTGATACTAATAATACTTGGGATTTATTGTATAAAAggatgttttatatttttgagatgGATCACCTAAAACAGGGAGTCAGTTAGACGGACAGAGGAAGACCCAAATTAACATTAgcataagtaataaaaaaagactCCACAATTAAGGAAGTGATAGTGAGTATGACCTCAAATATAATAGAATAGGGAAAAAGTATACACGTTGCCAAACCTAACTAATCTGTTAAGGATTCATAGCCAACTccaaaaatttgggattaagTGATGCAGGAGCATCTACATCATGACATTCTCATTTGCATGGATCAGTTAGAATTTAGGCATGTTAATTGTTGTATTCAAATTGGAATTGATTGTAACTCTTAGGTACATGTGGGTGAGCTGGCATTTAGTTAGAATCAGCTAAGCTTCAGTTTGTTGTAAGCTTGAGGTAGTTGCAGCTGTAACTAACTCTTTTGCAGAAGTTAATTACAGTTCCAACTATCAAGCAAAGCCTGGCAACTTGAATTAGTTAGTATAAATAGTGTTAGTAATGATTTGTAATTCAGATTTGATAAATGAGAATTTTACTCAGCTTTGAATGATAAATTTCAAAGAAATACTCTTCTCTGCAGAGGTGTCTCCACCTATAAGCCACTCTAATCAACTCTCACTTCTTTCTAAATCCAAGCCTAAACACATAGCCCTTATCTACCTGCATCATTAAGGCTTGTTGTATTAGAATTAGCTTTGGAGCACCTTTTATATATCCTCAGTGGTTTAAATGTCaggaaattctgaaattttctGGTTTCTTTACAGGGGATGTACTAGTAGTCTATTGGGtcttattttgagttttattaaataaatgggTTTTTATTTGTTAGATTAGTTATTTAGTTTGGGCTTTAGTAGTAAAAGACCAAGGAAACCAAGTCTTATTAAGGTTCAAGAAGTCCAAGTTCTATACGTGTgctgcctatatatatatatatggatgtaAGGGTTTCTATTGGAGTAATAACACATTTATGGAGAATTCAGTAACTATTCCTCTTGAGGATTGTGTAATGCAACCCTTTCCAATTCCAAGATGTGATGCTGAAAAACCCTAGTTCGTTctatttttcattgaaatttctAGTGAGCTCTCACCAAATTTTCAACCAACATTAGATCTGGATTTGCATCTATTCATACCCTAAAATTTTAACCCTTGAAAACCTAAAACACCCATGCATCAAATAGCTCTCCAAAATCCTCAAAACACTATTCATAGGTACTGTTCATAATCCTGGAACGGTCCCTAAATCCTATAACAAGTTGCTTCCAGAACTTATAATTAAATTTGGGCAGTGGCTGGATGGAGAAAGGCCAATCCCcgcatcccccccccccccggcgggCGGTCTTTACTTTCTTGCCTACTCTGCAaacaagagaagaaaaaaaaagcaatttacTCCATTTCCCTTTCATCTTTATCCATCCTTCCTCTTCTCACTACAAAACACACTCACTGTGCACATGTTCTATGCCTGCCCTAATAAGTAACAAAAGCAAATATAAACTCCCTAGAAAGCTCAAAAGAAACATACAAAAGGAATTTTAACTCTCAAGGATAAGCAAGGGCACAGATGTAACAACTGTACCTTGTCCAAGCGTGCCACTTCCATGACCTACGGATATGCCGGAGCAAATAGACTCCGCAAAAAGCTGAGTGCCTATAAATCTTTGAAGCACGTGAATAGCATTCTTACTTCGGGTATTTTGGACAATTTTTAGCAACAAGGACAACATAAATCCTGTAGAAGATTTTAGTTCCCCATATATGGCACTTATACCATAATTTGGAGTCATTTGATTCCTTCCACAACGTGCAGCAATCTCCGTTGATATCAGGGAGTATTTAAGTGAATCCCACATAAGCATTGAGTGGCTTATCCTCGCAGACTCTGGCAACTTatcctgtttgtttggataaaagaTTTTTGAGAGCACCCGACAAACAGGCTCAAGATTTGGCAGCACTCTTCCATTTCTCCGCAGGGTGAAAACTTTAAGAATTTCACCCTTCCCAACCATATTGGCTGCAGATTGCAAGAGAGCCAAGGCTTGCTGAATGCGAAGAGAACCGATTTCTTCAGATGATGAGGTTGAAGGTCCAGCAGCAAGTGAGGAACTCAAAGTTGCACTTACAGGCTGCTTCTGAACCTCTTTAAAATCGGCAGGTAAAGCAGGCAAGACAGAATTTACAAGTCGGCGGCATACAGGGCAGAGGAACTCCCCCTGACAAAAAAGTACATGGCAcataaaaatgagaaataataaCCCATTTCCATTAACTACAGAGAATTAAAGACAGGAGGATTACCTGTTCTGGATCCACGATATGCCCTCCTTCAAAAACAATTCTTCTGACATATCTGGGTTAACAATATCAGAACATATCTTagatatttaaataaacaaacgCATTAAAGTCTCTCCTTCACAACACATAGGATGCAATAAACCCACAGATATCATTTCAATTTGTTTCAACATATCTACAGAATCACCAAAGATTTGacatatttcaattttcaacttcCCTCTTTCAAAGACAAGATATCCAGAGTTCAGACAAAAAGCAATCAGGAAGATCCATAATTCCAAATAGTAATAAATGTTGAATTTCCACTTTCCAGGGACTTACCTCTCCTTCACTGAAGATAAATAGCGATCAAGACATCCCTGATGCACAGCATGCCCACAGGAAGAAAGATGAACTCCATCACAATCTGTAGGTCCAAATCCATCATATGCTGGACACTTTGAAGTAGATTCTACAGAAGACTTATCCTTCTGAGCATCTTCAGACGCTGAAGGactttcttttgtctctttCAAAAGAGCAGCTATGTAATTTCTAAGCAAGACAGATTCAGCAACTCTGCTTCTTTCTAAGCCCCCTTCAGAAGTAGAAGGTTTATTGTCCTCCATAAAATTTGAATCCAGAATATTATCATGCACTTCTTTACGTATGGAGATGTACATATCTTGTTCCAATGTCTCAAAAGATTCGACTTCCTCAGGTTTCCCATAATAAGAAAATCCATCATCTGCATTCTGAACCAACTGTGCTGATGGGGAAGATGAAATCAAACCTGAACCATCTGAGGATGTGCTTATTCCAGAGTCATTAGTCACCTTGTCTGTAGCAATAGAAGCATGCTCCTTCTCTGACTGGTGAAATTGTTCCCATGATGGGGGACCTCTGTCAATGAAACTCACAAGCCTAGATTTCTTGTTCCAAGAACAAACAATATATCATCAATTCTTTACTCAAGATGCGAATGATATACATCAGCTCATATAGAGATATTATTCAAACCTAGTAAGGAACAGAAATAAGAAGAGACATGAAAGAGTTGCTAACCTGAAGAAGAATCAAGAATGATATGGGATTTTTGGAGTTGGGATCATgacaaagagagcaaacaactTGTGCAGACTCATCTGAATCATCTCTAACATCAGAGCTACTTAATTCTTGTCCAGATTTTGAACTTTCATCCACAGCAGAATCAATGCTTGCCAAAAACTTAGATTGCTCAGCTCTCATTTTTTCCTGCATGACAAACCCAGTAAGTTAACCCTTATCAGGGCAACACTTTATTTAGTGCAACGAAAGAATAACTGATACAGTCAGATCAGGGTAGGTTCAATTTTTCTACATAAAAAAGGTTCAAGAATTGTTGAGCAAAGTGTGACCGACCTAGGGTCAGCACAATAAGTGGTATACTCAGGTGAACAGACAACCAGATACACAATCACCTTTTACATCCAGGAAATTAGCCAATCAACAAAGTACGAAACAAGGAATTCTCCTACTGAATAAGGTATTCAAATCAAGCATCTCTGGCTAAACATGGGCACACACTTTAGTTTACCATGTTTCTGGCGAAGTTGCAGGAACAAATGTGCACAGAAGTAATAGAATGAATCTCACCAAAATAGCTGCCTGTCTCTCTCGTGCTTTTGCCTTGCGTTTCTCACCATCGGAAGCTGACCCTGGGATATTGGCATCACTACTAAAATTGGAATGTGTTTGATAACTGACCACTTCAGGTGCAAGTTGTTGCAATTTGGCCAAACATCCAGAATCAATATCAGCAAACTTCTTCAATATACTTTCAATCAGAGAAGAAAGGTTGCAACTGCCTGAGTCTGAAAAGTTGTCTGCGTTTTCTTTCTTATGCATCCTCATCAAGATAACAAGAAGTGACAACAAGCTTTGTTTAGCAGCATCATTCTCTAATCCCTTCCAGATTTCTTCGCCAGCATAAGCTAGGATGGGAACCAAACCTCCAGTAGAACATGACTGATCACTAGATTCTCTCTGCTGATAACAGATATCTAATGCTAACGATAGTAAATGCAATGCAGTAAGAAGAACACCATCAGGAGCACGTGATTCAGCACATTTATCAGTGAAAACAGCATAAAATAGCACTGCACGGATAATTTCAAGGACCACCTTACAAGTGGCTACTTTAGCTACCTCTTTGAGTGGAGGATAAATCTTAGTCCACCTGGGCAACTGACTGGTAAATGCAGAGACACTATAGAAGCGAAAGTATCTTTCTTCCGCACCTTGCAAATCCCGTGAGTTCCAACGAGGGTGGTATAAATCCAGTTCTTTCCAATATGTCCATCGCAGTGAGTACATACCctgtaatataaaaaatatcagGACTAGTGCATGTCAACTTAGGAAAACTAACAGGTAGTTTAGGTACTAAGGAAAACCTGATTAAACCCAGATGGACTGGAATATGTAGCAATGGTATCCAAAATTTCCTGAAGCTGGTTAAACTTAGAGAGGTCATGGGGGAGAGATTTCACCAATTGACTACGAGTGGCATCTCCAATGGCCAACTTACAAATTAACTCCCTTTTCAAACTTTCAGCTGTAGTTAGCCCAGAAAATCTCCGTTCTTTAACTATCTGTATAACAAGAGTGAGCATTTCCTGCACCAGAACTGGTTCATACCTGAAAACAAGTGTTCTttaagaaaagataaagaaatgCTACTGAATCAGATATGAACTCAGTCTTCCTATGACGCAACCTCTGAAGGTAACATCAAAAGGCTACACTCATGAGTAAAACTTCAAGATGATATTAAGAAAGAATACTATTCACCCAAATGTAAGAATATTGGGTAAACTGACCAATAACACTATGTTGACTTCAAcacataatagaaaaatatcTCCAAGGGAAACATTACAGGGGATATCTATATTTCACTAAAAGGTGCATGAACTGATGGTTCTAATAGACAATAGTCAGTCCATCAAAAGAAACATAGAACAAGACAGATAAAGTTGCAAGCTTGACAGCTAAAAATTGTAATATcatatagaaattaaaaaaatgagcaCATACTCGTTAGACCGTTCAAGATTCAGAGAAAGGTACTTTGACAGCCCAAAGCGTTCTAGAATTCTATTGACAAATAAGTCAGGTGGGGCCAACGCAGCACAG
The DNA window shown above is from Quercus lobata isolate SW786 chromosome 7, ValleyOak3.0 Primary Assembly, whole genome shotgun sequence and carries:
- the LOC115953024 gene encoding E3 ubiquitin-protein ligase PRT6 isoform X3, which codes for MDNMDIDSSFDTNTLKPPDQILRRLALIGVPEEVSDQPSLVAFVKDDKSRMLELVSAILPTDEEVWGALQDAKSGSRRSSISMKRRFRESMLWLQWLMFEGEPASALKNLSRMSSGQRGVCGAVWGNNDVAYRCRTCEHDPTCAICVPCFQNGDHTGHDYSIIYTGGGCCDCGDVTAWKREGFCSKHKGAEQIQPLPEEVANSVRPVLNALFICWKKKLLVAETIPQENPRAGDHISEQMRVANELTFVVVEMLLEFCKYSESLLSFVSRMVCSSLGLLQILVRAERFLKDDIVKKLYDLLLRLLGDPFFKYEFAKVFLSYYPTVVNEAIKMGNDNGSMNYSLQSTFSVQIFTVPTLTPRLVKEMNLLVMLLGCVGDIFAACAGEDGRLQIAKWANLYDTTIRVVEDIRFVLSHAVVSKYVTHDQKDISRTWMRLLAFVQGMNPQKRETGLHIEEDNENMLLPFALCHAIANIHSIFVDGAFSVSSSKEIDEIFSSTCNQDMGDGDSLRHAKVGHLSQESSACSALARTSKLAEVKSDTDFCLLIPPPVKWLINECLKAIENWLGVDNTSGAALNLFSPNTSSNPGSNFSAFKETLSKIKKGKYIFRRLASSSEDHGRQYSSHVHCGDMDFDSENGKRDTVACNSARSNDILMEVDTIDIDVLRVLSSSDWPNIIYDVSSQEISVHIPLHRLLSLLLQKALRRCFGESAVTNVTIGSSANLLSTSCIDFFAHVLGGCHPFGFSAFVMEHPLRVRVFCAEVHAGMWRKNGDAALLSWEWYRSVRWSEQGLELDLFLLQCCAALAPPDLFVNRILERFGLSKYLSLNLERSNEYEPVLVQEMLTLVIQIVKERRFSGLTTAESLKRELICKLAIGDATRSQLVKSLPHDLSKFNQLQEILDTIATYSSPSGFNQGMYSLRWTYWKELDLYHPRWNSRDLQGAEERYFRFYSVSAFTSQLPRWTKIYPPLKEVAKVATCKVVLEIIRAVLFYAVFTDKCAESRAPDGVLLTALHLLSLALDICYQQRESSDQSCSTGGLVPILAYAGEEIWKGLENDAAKQSLLSLLVILMRMHKKENADNFSDSGSCNLSSLIESILKKFADIDSGCLAKLQQLAPEVVSYQTHSNFSSDANIPGSASDGEKRKAKARERQAAILEKMRAEQSKFLASIDSAVDESSKSGQELSSSDVRDDSDESAQVVCSLCHDPNSKNPISFLILLQKSRLVSFIDRGPPSWEQFHQSEKEHASIATDKVTNDSGISTSSDGSGLISSSPSAQLVQNADDGFSYYGKPEEVESFETLEQDMYISIRKEVHDNILDSNFMEDNKPSTSEGGLERSRVAESVLLRNYIAALLKETKESPSASEDAQKDKSSVESTSKCPAYDGFGPTDCDGVHLSSCGHAVHQGCLDRYLSSVKERYVRRIVFEGGHIVDPEQGEFLCPVCRRLVNSVLPALPADFKEVQKQPVSATLSSSLAAGPSTSSSEEIGSLRIQQALALLQSAANMVGKGEILKVFTLRRNGRVLPNLEPVCRVLSKIFYPNKQDKLPESARISHSMLMWDSLKYSLISTEIAARCGRNQMTPNYGISAIYGELKSSTGFMLSLLLKIVQNTRSKNAIHVLQRFIGTQLFAESICSGISVGHGSGTLGQGNMMRILNQVAMEESNSDIQFWNRASGPVLSRDPFSSLMWVLFCLPYPFLSCEESLLSLVHVFYVVSIAQAIITYCGINQGKSNERGINDSLISDISKVLGDFGYVQQYFVSNYVGPSSNMKDTIRSLSFPYLRRCALLWKLLNSSARAPFCERDNMFDRSSLAINDMMDITDGSSLVELNEVQRLETMFTIPSLDVVLKSEGVRSLVLKWSHHFRKEFEVRNFGRVMHITPAVPFKLMHLPHVYQEILQRFIKQRCPDCKAVLDEPALCLLCGRLCSPSWKPCCSQSGCQTHAMACGAGTGVFLLIRRTTILLQRSARQAPWPSPYLDDFGEEDIQMHRGKPLYLNEERYAALTYMVASHGLDRSSKVLRQTTIGSFFMV